In Sinorhizobium numidicum, the following proteins share a genomic window:
- a CDS encoding threonine/serine dehydratase: MKVDTPVTAERIRETEALIRPHIRHTPVLHVDMTDFGRPPLPVALKLECLQYTGSFKVRGAFANLLGRAVPEAGVVAASGGNHGAAVAYAARRLGIPVTIFVPTVTSPAKAERIRSYGAKLMIAGNCYADALAASEAFSTETGALAIHAYDQVETLIGQGTLGLEMEQDLPSIDTVLVAVGGGGLIGGVAGWFAGRKRIVAVEPEGSPTLHMALDAGHPVDAPTEGIAADSLAPRQVGGLMFPVAQAFIEHSLLVTDDEIKLAQASLWEAARIAVEPGGAAALAALLGGRYVPAPGERVAVLVCGANTTAVQFG; the protein is encoded by the coding sequence ATGAAGGTAGACACGCCGGTCACCGCTGAGCGCATTCGTGAGACGGAAGCGCTGATCCGCCCTCATATCCGGCATACACCCGTCCTTCACGTTGACATGACGGACTTTGGCCGCCCACCTCTCCCGGTCGCGCTTAAGCTCGAATGTTTGCAGTATACCGGATCGTTCAAGGTGCGCGGTGCCTTCGCCAATCTTCTTGGCAGAGCTGTGCCGGAGGCCGGTGTGGTGGCCGCTTCAGGTGGCAATCACGGTGCCGCGGTCGCCTATGCCGCAAGGCGCCTGGGAATTCCTGTCACGATTTTCGTGCCGACTGTCACCTCGCCGGCCAAGGCTGAGCGTATCCGCAGTTACGGAGCAAAGCTGATGATTGCGGGAAACTGCTATGCTGATGCGCTGGCGGCAAGCGAGGCGTTCTCCACCGAAACGGGCGCGTTGGCAATCCATGCCTATGATCAGGTCGAGACACTGATCGGTCAGGGCACGCTCGGACTCGAAATGGAGCAAGACCTACCCAGTATCGATACCGTGCTGGTTGCAGTCGGCGGCGGTGGTTTGATCGGCGGCGTCGCCGGCTGGTTTGCCGGTCGTAAAAGAATTGTCGCCGTCGAGCCCGAAGGCTCGCCGACGCTTCATATGGCGCTCGATGCGGGGCACCCGGTCGATGCGCCCACCGAAGGGATCGCGGCCGACTCGCTCGCTCCGAGACAAGTCGGCGGACTGATGTTTCCTGTCGCGCAGGCCTTTATCGAGCACTCGCTCCTGGTGACCGATGACGAAATAAAGCTAGCGCAGGCGTCATTGTGGGAAGCGGCGCGGATTGCCGTGGAGCCTGGCGGGGCGGCGGCGTTGGCTGCATTGCTCGGCGGAAGATATGTGCCTGCGCCGGGCGAGCGTGTTGCGGTACTCGTCTGCGGTGCCAATACGACGGCGGTACAGTTCGGCTGA
- a CDS encoding ArsR/SmtB family transcription factor yields MQEIDIIKAIANERRLQILDWLRNPQAHFPPQTDGDLVEDGVCAVLIAEKLGLSPPTLSEHMRVLSQAGLVRPKRIKQWIFYKRDEERISALKKLLQERL; encoded by the coding sequence ATGCAAGAGATCGATATCATCAAGGCAATTGCGAACGAGAGGCGGCTCCAGATTCTCGACTGGCTCAGGAACCCGCAGGCGCATTTTCCACCGCAGACCGACGGCGATCTTGTCGAGGATGGCGTCTGCGCGGTTCTGATCGCTGAGAAGCTCGGCCTTTCCCCGCCCACTCTCAGCGAACATATGCGCGTACTGTCTCAGGCCGGGCTGGTGCGCCCAAAACGGATCAAGCAATGGATATTTTACAAGCGCGATGAAGAACGGATCAGCGCGCTGAAGAAGCTGCTGCAAGAACGGCTATGA